Proteins found in one Choloepus didactylus isolate mChoDid1 chromosome 3, mChoDid1.pri, whole genome shotgun sequence genomic segment:
- the UCHL1 gene encoding ubiquitin carboxyl-terminal hydrolase isozyme L1: MQLKPLEINPEMLNKVLARLGVAGHWRFADVLGLEDEALGSVPAPACALLLLFPLTAQHENFRKKQIEELKGQEVSPKVYFMKQTIGNSCGTIGLIHAVANNQDKLDFEDGSVLKQFLSETEKMSPEDRAKCFEKNEAIQAAHDAVAQEGQCRVDDKVNFHFILFNIVDGHLYELDGRMPFPVNHGTSSEDSLLQDAAKVCREFTEREQGEVRFSAVALCKAA; encoded by the exons ATGCAGCTCAAACCGTTGGAGATTAATCCCGAG ATGCTGAACAAA GTGCTGGCCCGGCTGGGGGTCGCCGGGCATTGGCGCTTCGCGGATGTGTTGGGACTGGAGGACGAGGCTCTGGGATCGGTGCCAGCGCCTGCCTGCGCGCTGCTGCTCCTGTTCCCCCTCACGGCCCAG CATGAGAACTTCAGGAAAAAACAGATTGAGGAGCTGAAGGGACAAGAAGTTAGTCCTAAAGTATACTTCATGAAACAGACCATTGGGAACTCCTGTGGTACAATCGGACTCATACATGCGGTGGCCAATAATCAGGACAAACTGGACTTTG AGGATGGGTCAGTCCTGAAACAGTTTCTTTCTGAAACGGAGAAGATGTCACCTGAGGACAGAGCAAAATGTTTTGAGAAGAATGAG gcCATTCAGGCAGCCCATGATGCGGTGGCACAGGAAGGCCAATGTCGG GTAGATGACAAAGTgaactttcattttattctgtttaaCATCGTGGATGGCCACCTCTATGAACTTG ATGGACGGATGCCTTTCCCAGTGAACCATGGCACCAGTTCAGAGGACTCACTATTGCAG GACGCTGCCAAGGTCTGCAGAGAATTCACTGAACGTGAGCAAGGAGAAGTCCGCTTTTCCGCTGTGGCCCTCTGCAAGGCAGCCTGA